The proteins below are encoded in one region of Cardiocondyla obscurior isolate alpha-2009 linkage group LG29, Cobs3.1, whole genome shotgun sequence:
- the LOC139112484 gene encoding tigger transposable element-derived protein 1-like, with product MAKRNYNTWSKQDMDAAIQKYNEGTVKFNEVCRMYGIPKPTFRRHLKGLNSHKRIGRPRDLTDEMEKELVRHILELESRFFGLTIKDLRHLAFQLAEKYKLPHRFNKELQLAGWKWYYQFKKTHPQISLRTPEATSMARCRGFNKKVVFEFFDIYEKILDDFKFTPNQIYNVDETGLSTVHKPAKILALKGKHQVGAVTSGERGLNTTCICCMNAAGEFIPPMLIFKRKRMTDELKRGGPPNTFYTCSESGWIVESLFVQWLQHFIKHLKLQKEPHQQQILLILDGHTTHTKNLEAINLAREYGIVMLSLPAHTTHKLQPLDRSFFKPLKSYFNKACAAWMRNNPGNLIKQVNISEILGTAYPQAVSMETAIHGFESCGLWPCNRYKIGNDEYVILEEEEVEETTQNSTESSIKSDIENLSPLRTISAKNSRTNNAKILTESSYKTELENKIRDKKKSKRSVDIEQSSSKK from the coding sequence ATGGCtaaacgaaattataatacatgGTCTAAACAAGATATGGATGCAGCCATACAAAAGTACAATGAAGGTACTGTTAAATTTAACGAAGTTTGTCGTATGTATGGTATTCCGAAACCTACATTTCGACGTCATTTAAAAGGGTTAAATTCTCATAAAAGAATTGGAAGACCGCGGGATTTAACAGacgaaatggaaaaagaaCTTGTTCGGCATATTTTGGAGTTAGAATCACGATTCTTTGGCTTAACTATAAAAGATTTGAGGCATTTAGCTTTCCAATTagctgaaaaatataaacttcCGCATCGATTTAATAAGGAACTGCAGTTAGCAGGCTGGAAATGGTACTACCAATTTAAGAAAACTCATCCACAGATAAGTTTAAGAACTCCCGAAGCGACTTCGATGGCGAGATGTAGAGGTTTTAACAAAAAAGTTGTGTTtgaattttttgatatttatgaaaaaatactcgacgattttaaatttacaccAAACCAAATTTATAACGTAGACGAAACAGGTCTCAGCACCGTTCATAAGCCTGCTAAAATATTAGCTTTAAAGGGAAAGCACCAAGTTGGTGCAGTTACTAGTGGAGAACGCGGTTTAAACACAACATGTATTTGTTGCATGAATGCAGCTGGAGAATTTATTCCTCCGATGCTAATTTTTAAGCGTAAGAGAATGACGGATGAACTCAAACGCGGTGGTCCACCtaatactttttatacatGTTCTGAGAGTGGCTGGATTGTGGAATCACTATTTGTTCAATGGTtgcaacattttataaaacatctaaaattacaaaaagaaccACATCAGCAGCAAATCCTCCTAATTTTAGATGGCCACACCACACATACTAAAAATCTAGAAGCAATAAATCTTGCCAGAGAATATGGAATTGTAATGCTTTCATTACCAGCTCATACCACACATAAGCTTCAACCTCTAGATAGATCATTTTTCAAAccattaaaatcatatttcaaTAAGGCGTGTGCCGCGTGGATGAGAAACAACCctggcaatttaattaaacaagtaaatatttcagaaattttaGGAACTGCATATCCTCAAGCAGTTTCCATGGAGACTGCAATTCATGGTTTCGAATCATGTGGATTGTGGCCATgtaatagatataaaattggAAATGATGAATACGTAATTctggaagaagaagaagtagaAGAAACTACACAAAATTCAACTGAATCATCTATTAAATCagatatagaaaatttatctcCACTTCGTACAATTTCGGCAAAAAATTCAAGAACAAATAACGCTAAAATACTTACGGAAAGTTCTTATAAAACAGaactagaaaataaaatacgcgataaaaaaaaatcaaaaagaagCGTGGATATTGAACAATCTAGCTCAAAGAAATAA